A window from Benincasa hispida cultivar B227 unplaced genomic scaffold, ASM972705v1 Contig1243, whole genome shotgun sequence encodes these proteins:
- the LOC120068872 gene encoding uncharacterized protein LOC120068872 isoform X2: MATLNGKVTYSSLSNVGKVNRVHNDDEDCDSLWAMPNGSAPFQNSKFSVESEDFIEDECDSSDEFDIPKQNSVRPEVNLKNVLNGMFAILTGANKPSDVSSDKQVPSSNISFLGSEKNGDTYLHSSVYIPSAPPLLEPNMINYTAYKDVLEAEPPEWLPDSSSSICMQCTAPFTAITRGRHHCRFCGGIFCRACSKGRCLMPVKFRERNPQRVCDACYDRLDPLQGVLINSISNAVQRAKHDVMDWTCSRGWLNLPIGLSMEHEIYKASKTLRGYFQVSRLNPEKSIPLAVLKGAKGLAILTVAKGGVLVAYKFGTGLVIARRSDGSWSAPSAILSVGLGWGAQIGGELMDFIIVLHNSKAVKTFCSRMHFSLGAGCSVAAGPVGRVLEADLRAGDRGSGMCYTYSCSKGILIRLCIFCLTWKFFFDSTLVSSSSEN; this comes from the exons CTTTCTAATGTTGGAAAGGTGAACAGAGTTCACAATGATGATGAAGATTGTGATTCTCTATGGGCCATGCCTAATGGTAGTGCGCCCTTTCAGAACTCAAAGTTTTCTGTTGAATCTGAAGACTTTATTGAGGATGAATGCGATTCAAGTGACGAGTTTGATATTCCAAAGCAAAATAGTGTGCGTCCTGAGGTGAATTTAAAGAATGTTTTAAATGGGATGTTTGCTATATTGACTGGTGCGAATAAACCTTCGGATGTCTCCTCGGATAAACAAGTTCCTagttcaaatatttcatttcttgGTTCTGAAAAGAATGGTGATACCTATTTGCACTCCTCGGTGTACATTCCTAGTGCCCCACCTCTTCTCGAGCCGAATATGATTAATTATACTGCTTATAAAGATGTTTTGGAGGCTGAGCCCCCAGAATGGCTTCCAGATAGTTCTTCTTCAATTTGTATGCAATGTACTGCCCCTTTTACTGCAATCACTCGCGGTAGGCATCATTGTCGATTTTGTGGAGGGATTTTCTGCCGAGCCTGTTCAAAAGGGAGGTGTTTGATGCCCGTTAAGTTCAGAGAGAGAAATCCACAGAGGGTATGTGATGCCTGCTATGACAGGCTTGATCCTTTACAGGGTGTACTTATTAACAGCATTAGCAATGCTGTGCAAAGGGCGAAACATGATGTGATGGACTGGACGTGTTCAAGAGGGTGGTTGAATCTTCCTATTGGTCTGTCCATGGAACATGAGATATACAAAGCATCCAAAACGCTAAGAGGATACTTCCAG GTCTCTAGACTAAATCCTGAAAAGTCTATACCCTTGGCTGTACTGAAGGGGGCCAAAGGTCTTGCTATTTTGACAGTCGCTAAAGGTGGAGTGTTGGTGGCTTACAAATTTGGCACTGGTTTGGTAATTGCCCGAAGGTCGGATGGTTCATGGTCTGCCCCATCAGCTATATTATCTGTTGGATTGGGATGGGGTGCCCAG ATTGGTGGTGAGCTCATGGATTTCATAATCGTGCTTCATAATTCAAAAGCTGTCAAGACATTCTGCAGCCGAATGCACTTTTCTCTTGGTGCTGGGTGTAGTGTTGCTGCTGGACCTGTTGGTAGAGTGTTGGAAGCAGATCTTCGAGCTGGAGATAGAGGTTCTGGCATGTGCTATACATATAGCTGTAGCAAAGGTATCCTGATTAGATTGTGCATTTTCTGTTTAACTTGGAAGTTTTTTTTCGACAGCACTCTTGTTTCTAGCTCATCTGAGAACTAA